GGTGTTCCCATGCTCCCCTGATCTTAGGATCAGCGCACTAACACTGTGCCACAGCCGCCCCCAAGTGTTACATTAGTCAGATACCCCTGCCTGTAAAATGGAATGTGATGTGTTGATTCTCACATAACACCCCATTGCATAACTTGAGCCTGTTAACATTTTGGCATCCACTTAAATCACACGCCGACAACCCGCTTagagaaaaaatgtgtgaatgtgttgatCCTGTGAAAACAATAGAATATGAACGTGCCAGGTTAAATCAATCGGACTGATCTGTGTCTTCAGGGGCCGGTCCCGATGGAGTGGAGGAGATCAAACGCCACGCTTTCTTTTCCACCATCGACTGGaatgtgagtacacacacacagatcactCAAACGCAGAAATACACACGCATATAAAGTCTCCAACTTCTGTCGAATATTCACACCTAACAAACGGTTGGCGTGGTGAGTTCTGGCCATCAGTCTTGGCCATgccgactgtgtgtgtgtgtgtctgggcagAGGGCCAGTTCTCGCTGTGTGTGCACTAATAGCCCTGCGTGAGTGTTTAAGCGCCTGCAGGATGCTGTTGGCTGCACCAGGCTGTACAGCGGGTTAATTTGGGAGGGGTCTTGGCTTTTCTCTCTTGCatatgttcacacacactgctgtgatagggtttaatgtgtgtgtgtgtgtgtgtccgtatCTTCTGCAGAAACTGTACAGGAGAGAGCTCCAGCCCCCATTCAAGCCTGCAGCAGGTAAACCAGATGACACGTTCTGCTTCGACCCCGAGTTCACCGCTAAAACGcctaaaggtaaaaaaaaaaacacacacacacacacacacacaccccgttTGGttcaaatacttaaaaagtACTGCAGCCATGGAAACTGCCTCAGAGCACGGAAAACATGtaatgggtgtgtgtatgttcataTGATGACATTTTGAATTATCTTTTGTATATGCAGACTCCCCAGGTATCCCGCCCAGTGCTAACGCCCACCAGCTCTTCAAAGGCTTCAGTTTCGTTGCTCCAGCCCCTATGGATGAGAACAAGAGCTCCCCCATGCTCAGTATACTCCCCATAGTTCAGGTGAACACACATCATCTTGCAAATGTCATCTATCATAAGTAACACATGTTCATTTCAGATTGAATCAATAACATGCAAAAATGTTAAAGAATgattttgtttgtataaaaaaagtggtgcagtgatgacctACTTTTGTAGGCTAACCTTGAAGTTAGAatcgcaagggctcccttgATTAAAATCCAACAAGTATTTTTAATACGATTTTGGAATTTTGCAGAAAATCTTACCTGTAAATGAATAATTTATGATGCTTGTACTAATAGTTGTAGTGGAAATgcaattgccagaagtaaaaagctaagtTAATGCTCAAAACGGCATAACTACGTAACAGTCGCAttacttcacgtcaccaccacgaagctaaaggcggctaacgttaaGCGTTATGACATATAGAAGTCAAATGTAGCcgcttgttagcaaccactgttttcTAACATGTTGGGTAttctttaacatattttatgtcgtagaagaaaacatgaacattttgttAGCTTGTCTTAACTAACCGGAAGTGCTGAAATGCTGACTCCCTTccaggtttaggactcattcctgcaccacgcTGTAGCGGGCTTGTCATATGATAGTGACTGGAAGTGTGTACTAGTGTGGAGCTTTGCAGACacaccacattttatttgacaaaattCACACATCTTATTTGTTACTGGCtagcttctttttctttctttattcctAGCAAACTTTCTTCATAATCAAGGGAAATTAGGATCTTAAGTAATTGACATTATGGTAGAAATAGCAAGAATGGCTCAAATCTGCAATGACGATTTCTATTTGGATGCAGCTGATTCTCTAAAATCATTACTACTACAAGTTCCACTCTGGCGTGTTTGTGAAGTTAAAATTCTGTGGGTGTTCCGGCTTTACGATTACTCATCAAATGTGTAGGCATGGCTTGTGAAGGACAGAAGCTGCTGATTTGCTGGAATGCTTTTTATACGCtgtatatttttagttttttagtttgGGTTAAAGATAATGtaaaaattcaaatgtttttctctccaggTGCACGGGGGTTCGACAAAGTTCTCCGATCTTTAcgagctgcaggaggacatAGGGGTCGGCTCCTACTCCATTTGTAAACGCTGTGTACACCGAGTCTCTGCCATGGACTATGCTGTGAAGgtagtacattttttttaatccaagtAACGTCAGGGCTCATTTTTTATGGTGACATGCTTTACGcccacacaggcacacagagtTATAAGTGTGAGTAAGCAGGTAAAATGACAGTGCGCACAAGGTAGTTAAACAGTGGCTAATGACGGATGTTGATCCACCTTTTTCTTTAAGGTCAATGAGCACTCCAATACTGTTGGAGCTCTTTCTGCTCTTGAAAATTAAACTGGTGAAACAATATGATAATGCCTAATGGTCAATATCAATACTTGAAGCAAGGCTGTGtcttctgtgtttctctcccacacactcccccctgcctttaacgcctccattggactcctttgtttacttctgtaacatactGACACTGCTGCTTCTCTCGGctagggggcgggacatttccgaCACATCTCTTAGCGTGTCTCTGTAAATAAAgatgattctgattctaatgaAAGCTTTACTGTATTGTGTTCAGTGTTTCCAACagaccagcagagggcagcatgGCTTTATCAACTAAAGCCAAATATCTCAGCTAGTTTAGATGGTTTTATGCTCTTAGTTTGGTTTTTGACTAACTGCTCATGTCTGTGTTTCTATGTGTTATAGATTATAGACAAAAGTAAGAGGGACCCCTCTGAAGAGATCGAAATCCTGATGCGATACGGACAGCATCCCAACATCATCACTCTGAAGGACGTCAGTGACTTTTGTGTGCGTTTCTCTACTTGAAGTTTTAGTTTGTCGCCATACTGACAGATTTTCTCtctacatgcatgtgtgtgtcaggtgtatGATGAGGGCAGGTACGTGTACCTGGTGACGGAGCTGATGAAAGGAGGGGAGCTGCTGGATAAGATCCTCAGGCAGAAGTTTTTCTCTGAGAGAGAGGCCAGCGCTGTGCTCTACACCATCACCAAGACTGTTGACTACCTCCACTGCCAAGGGGTGAGGAGACACTTCAGTACTGGAGGAGAACAAATGGAAAGTGTATCTTCTGCTTCTCTAATgttcccttctcctcctcatccccAGGTGGTACACCGAGACCTGAAGCCCAGTAACATCCTTTACATGGATGACTCGGGAAATCCTGACTCCATCAGGATCTGTGACTTTGGATTCGCCAAGCAGCTTCGAGGAGGCAACGGCCTGCTCCTCACCCCCTGTTACACGGCTAACTTTGTGGCACCCGAGGTGAGAAATTATAGCATCTAAAAGAGCCAATGCTAGAGGGAATATAAGACATGATAACTGAAAGATgcaattttaaaagaaaaatatagagGTGAATAGGTTGAAAAATGGACAGAGTTACTTTTGCTTTCAATTGtacacatataaaacatatttaatcaacAAAAAGAAGTTATTGCTTTTGAAAAACTACAGAAAACTTTCACTGAACAAAAAGCCTAGCTTATAGCACCTCCCCCTTTTATATATTGATTCTTTTGAAAAACTctagtaaaataaacaaaatatgacatattatttaaatatttatattattattataaactcACAAAAGCCCTAAAAGAATTCACTCAATTAATTCACAGTAGTGTTACACCTAGGGCTGGGCgatttgaaaatataaataactgcAATTGTGTTTGAATGATATTTTAATTACAATATGATTTGTGATATGAAAGTGTCTGATCATCATTGAAAAGTATATTAAAaggattttcttgtttttaaagggGATCCGTACCCAAAATGATTTTTAAGTCTATACATGACTGTTTTTAGGCTAGGATTAGTTCCCTCCAGTCCATTTAGCAATTTCATTGACATTTGATCAATTGTGCAGCCTTGTTTTAATCACGATtttatgtgtgttgttgttgttgttgttgttgttgttgttagtttttaagtatatttattgtgttaaaTGAATTCCATTCTTTAAAAGGAGCGTACAGTGTAGCATCTCAAGAGGATTGTTATTATTCTGAGTAGCCTCAAtggtttgcttttctttgtttgtgtggctGCAGGTACTAATGCGGCAAGGTTATGATGCAGCATGTGATATATGGAGTCTTGGAGTTCTACTGTATACCATGCTGGCAGGGTAAGACTGCACTCAGAAAAACAACTGctggtttatttgttttgaatgtggGAGGCAGTGATTACTCATGCCATGCAGAGATGGAAGCTCAATATAGAAGCTGACATCAGTGCTCTTGTTACTTTGCTTGCATTTGGCAAAAGTGTGGGCAGCTTGGATTACTTAAAAAGATTCCACCACAATTTCAGATAGTTGTATTCATAATTTGTTCAAATACAATACAGTGGCAGTCAAGTTAACCTTATGAAACTAGGAGGGCTGTACTAAATACCATTTTCTCTACACTAAAAAAGGAGGTTTTGCTTTGGTTGTCAGTcaacataattaatataataattatcatATCCATATCTATATTATCACCCTAGAAAGCATAATCCTGAAATTGAATTAAGTGAATATTTCAATTATATCAACTTTCTTTAATGAATATAACTTGTCAGCTTAgttaaaattttaaaaacaatgtgacTTTTTGATTATGGCTTAGCGAAAGCAGATTCATAATctgatctgtttttttgttaccAATTAAGttactttctttctgtttgaattaaaatagatgttttgttcttgtggttttaaaatgtgattcatGGTGCTGTTAGATTGCTGTGCCTGTTAATAGATGTGCTTTCCCCCTTCTTGTGTGCTGCAGTAGTGAGAGAAAGCTGTTGCAGAATATTTAGTTAATTAAAAAGATGTTTTGAATTTGTCCGAACATCCATCGTTATCTTTTTCTCGCTTTTGGACTTTGCAAAGCTATGgagttattggaaatgtttagAGAAAACCAGTTGGAAAGAATCCCAGGCAGTTACCACTGGGAACTTGGGCTTAAACtagtaaaataattaaactaacTTATATTAGAGAAGCAACTGTTCAGAAAGCGTACAGCCTTAGAGACGAGAGCATCTATAGAATCAAATACTGTGTTTTCTTAACGTCTGTTTTCCCCTTCAGGTACACGCCGTTTGCTAACGGGCCAAACGACACGCCAGAGGAGATTCTGCTCCGGATAGGATCTGGGAAGTTCTCTTTGACAGGAGGCAACTGGGATACTGTGTCAGACAGCTCAAAGGTACACACTCCGACACTCTGTCTTTGAAGCTCATTAACATTGGTACTGTGACTTTGAAGCTACTTTTCCAAAGtataattgaaaacaaaaaactcagAATTCTCTGAtgtctgtaaagcactttgttcACTCCTTTTTTACATAAACCTAATTTAGctgttttatttagatttgtgGGTCTTTGATTGTGCAGAGGTACATGTAGTGATAAAATATAACTCGAAGCTGTGTTGTGAaatgacaacaataacaaaGGCAGCGTCTTTCTactatgtgtgttttaaaaggttgagacacattttgagtttatttatCAATGGAAATCACAGGTGAAATGGAATTCCTCCTACTCGTTCATTAAaacttgatgtttttttatgttccaGGACCTGCTGTCCCATATGCTCCACGTGGACCCTCACCAGCGATACACAGCAGAGCAGGTTCTGAAGCATTCCTGGATCACCTGCAGAGACACCCTACCGCACTTCCAGCTCACACGTCATGATGCACCTCACCTCGTCAAGGTGGGTCTATAAAGCCTTCTTATAGGGGTGGGTGTTCCAGTTTTTTACTGGTTTTGGTGCCAGTTCtaataatagaaaaaataataattctcaTGTGTCGGAGAAAAAAATCCTCCTGCTGGGAAATGAGTTAACACTTTGCCCACTGGTTTCAAAGCACCTTTCAAACACCTCTGTATTACACTGTATGTGCGCTCAACACATTTCAGGTCATGCCAGGATCAGTGctgggcaagttacttccaaaatgtgaTACAGTACATATCACTTATTAccgtctttttaaagtaataagttacattacattatttctgtctctgagctgtaatgcgttacactacttttgcgttactttgagttactttcaccaaaataaccgcaaaggtatggctttaaatgctaaaatgtagtttattgcagctcattaattaaagctatctatctatctggcagtacatgctgaacattaggaaaagagctaggaattaaactcatgctccgtttaagtaGGGTAAATAATATTTGATGCCAGTAACATTACATCGCTGTTTGTTATAAACAGTAGCGTTTTTATAACCTGGTGGTGGAAGAACTTGAaacttacatatttatatacagctgcggaaaaattaagagaccacttcagcattatcattttctcttgttttattatttataggtatgtctttgagttgaatgattttttaattatttttattgcattctAAAAACAACTGACcattttttctgtgttgaatTCTTTTCTTGTATCTTTAATACAGTGTTTTTCAACCTTTATTGAACCACggaacattttttacattggaAAAATCTTGCGGCACaccacaaaccaaaaatattacaaaatgacaCTCTGTAGCCTAATACAGTATGTTCAATTACAATGTAGTTTCTCAATTTGTTTACACTCACTCAATGTGAAACCTGGGCTTGTTTAGATGAACACAAAGCCGATATCCTGGCAGGAAtggaagaaagacacacacgAAGCTCTtcctcaacatttctcagtctctctctaatttttgtttttatcgCAGTCAGGCTTGAAAAGCTCAGCTCACACAGATATGTTGTGGAAAATGGGAGCAAAGTCAGAACAGCTTTGTTGGCCAGAATGGGGAACTCCTTGGAAGCAGTCAGCCAAAAACTGTCCGAAAGAAGATCAGCAAATCTTAGCTTTAACCCATGATCTTGTTTCAGTTCAGTTagttcctcctgctcctgtaaAGGCACGTCCTTTCCAACAACTGATGCTGAGCTGTATGGGTCCCTAACCCAGTCGAGACATTCAGTGGAggctgaagagaaataaaatgataacTTCTCCTCaagagttttcaaatgtttatctaTTACCTCGCACAGTGCAGCAGTGTGATCTTGCCGTTTGTCTGTGAGTGGAAACATCTCAAAGTTGACACTTTGCACATGTTGTTGCCGGAGATGCACCTTTAAACGGAATCCGTTTATTTTATCTGTGCTTGTAAGCAGGTTTTCATTTCGGCCTTGCATCCGGGTGTTGAATTCATTCAGATGATGAAATATATCTGCCAGGTATGCCAGCTTTGCACACCACTCATCACTTGAAAACAGATTGGAGTAATCGGACCTCTCGTTTGTCAGAAACACCTTAAGTTCCTCCAGCAGCTGATACACACGGGCCAGTACTTTGCCGCGCAACAACCATCGGACCTCCGTATGGAGCAATAGGGCTGTATGCTCCGCTCCCATTTCCCCACACAGAGATGCAAATATACGACTTTTCAAAGGTTGTGTCTTTACAAAGTTCACTATGCTCCATCAGTGCAAACACTTGTGCAATTTCCCCACGCAAGTCCTCCCTGGTCAAGATATTCCGAATGCGACCCGAAAAGTGTCCTACTGTCGTTTTCTCTGGCAGTGTCTTGCAAAATAGGAAGTTTTCTCTAATGGCATCTCCATCCACAAAACGCACATTGGCCAACAGCTGAGCATGGCCACTAATGTCCGTAGACTCATCAAGCTGCAACGCAAATTTCCCACTGATGCGTAtcttttccaaaacatgacTTTCGATGTCTGTAGACATGTCATTAATACGTCTGGCAATTGTGTTATCTGAGAGCGGGACTTTAGCTATGTCTTTAACCGCGTCAGGGCCGAGCATCTCGTTGACTATGGCTTTGCAGGCAGGTAGTATTAATCTCTCTGCCACAGTGTGGGACTTTTTTTGATTTAGCTACGAGTTCAGCAACTAGGTCACTTTGAGGGCTTTCTCATTtacctttgtggtttttctcatAAAGGTTGCCTGTTTCGCTGTGTTTTCACGCAGGCGAACAAAATAGTCCATCGGCTTGTTTAGAAGCGACGGGTGTTTAGTGTAGAGATGGCGTTTAAGCGTGCTTGGCACCATGGCACTGTTGGACAGCTTCTCCCCACAC
The DNA window shown above is from Eleginops maclovinus isolate JMC-PN-2008 ecotype Puerto Natales chromosome 23, JC_Emac_rtc_rv5, whole genome shotgun sequence and carries:
- the rps6kal gene encoding ribosomal protein S6 kinase alpha-6 isoform X2, which produces MYSLAYPKSSYQVMFTEEDVKFYLAELALALDHLHSLGIVYRDLKPENILLDEAGHIKLTDFGLSKESVDADKKAYSFCGTVEYMAPEVVNRRGHTQSADWWSLGVLMFEMLTGTLPFQGKDRNETMNMILKAKLGMPQFLSLEAQSLLRMLFKRNPANRLGAGPDGVEEIKRHAFFSTIDWNKLYRRELQPPFKPAAGKPDDTFCFDPEFTAKTPKDSPGIPPSANAHQLFKGFSFVAPAPMDENKSSPMLSILPIVQVHGGSTKFSDLYELQEDIGVGSYSICKRCVHRVSAMDYAVKIIDKSKRDPSEEIEILMRYGQHPNIITLKDVYDEGRYVYLVTELMKGGELLDKILRQKFFSEREASAVLYTITKTVDYLHCQGVVHRDLKPSNILYMDDSGNPDSIRICDFGFAKQLRGGNGLLLTPCYTANFVAPEVLMRQGYDAACDIWSLGVLLYTMLAGYTPFANGPNDTPEEILLRIGSGKFSLTGGNWDTVSDSSKDLLSHMLHVDPHQRYTAEQVLKHSWITCRDTLPHFQLTRHDAPHLVKGAMAATYSALSQKTSQPVLEPVAASSLAQRRSMKKLTSTDM
- the rps6kal gene encoding ribosomal protein S6 kinase alpha-6 isoform X1 gives rise to the protein MEVNSVCSEVNGHEIMDEPMEEGDSFSHCDEGTYEEIPITHHVKEGCEKADPSQFELLKVLGQGSFGKVFLVRKIIGPDAGQLYAMKVLKKASLKVRDRVRTKMERDILVEVNHPFIVKLHYAFQTEGKLYLILDFLRGGDVFTRLSKEVMFTEEDVKFYLAELALALDHLHSLGIVYRDLKPENILLDEAGHIKLTDFGLSKESVDADKKAYSFCGTVEYMAPEVVNRRGHTQSADWWSLGVLMFEMLTGTLPFQGKDRNETMNMILKAKLGMPQFLSLEAQSLLRMLFKRNPANRLGAGPDGVEEIKRHAFFSTIDWNKLYRRELQPPFKPAAGKPDDTFCFDPEFTAKTPKDSPGIPPSANAHQLFKGFSFVAPAPMDENKSSPMLSILPIVQVHGGSTKFSDLYELQEDIGVGSYSICKRCVHRVSAMDYAVKIIDKSKRDPSEEIEILMRYGQHPNIITLKDVYDEGRYVYLVTELMKGGELLDKILRQKFFSEREASAVLYTITKTVDYLHCQGVVHRDLKPSNILYMDDSGNPDSIRICDFGFAKQLRGGNGLLLTPCYTANFVAPEVLMRQGYDAACDIWSLGVLLYTMLAGYTPFANGPNDTPEEILLRIGSGKFSLTGGNWDTVSDSSKDLLSHMLHVDPHQRYTAEQVLKHSWITCRDTLPHFQLTRHDAPHLVKGAMAATYSALSQKTSQPVLEPVAASSLAQRRSMKKLTSTDM